Proteins from a single region of Undibacterium sp. KW1:
- the argB gene encoding acetylglutamate kinase, giving the protein MSDLNANTTEELAPEDRLAGVEPAIKAEILAEALPYIRKFHGKTIVVKYGGNAMTEERLKHGFARDVILLKLVGMNPVVVHGGGPQIDNALKKMGKQGTFIQGMRITDEETMEVVEWVLGGEVQQDIVMLINHYGGQAVGLTGKDGGLIRARKMMMPDRENPGAMLDIGYVGEIDAINPAVVKALQDDAFIPIISPIGFGEDGQAYNINADLVAGKIAEILKAEKLIMMTNIPGVLDKQGNLVTDLSAREIDEMFADGTISGGMLPKISSALDAAKSGVNTVHIIDGRIEHSLLLEVLTEQAFGTMIRSH; this is encoded by the coding sequence ATGAGCGATTTGAACGCAAACACGACAGAAGAACTTGCACCGGAAGACCGGTTGGCAGGCGTGGAACCAGCCATCAAGGCGGAAATTCTCGCGGAGGCCCTGCCTTATATCCGTAAGTTCCATGGCAAAACCATCGTCGTCAAATACGGCGGCAATGCCATGACAGAAGAACGCCTGAAGCACGGTTTTGCCCGTGATGTCATTTTGCTCAAACTGGTAGGCATGAACCCGGTCGTGGTGCATGGCGGCGGCCCGCAAATTGATAATGCGCTCAAGAAAATGGGCAAGCAGGGTACTTTCATCCAGGGCATGCGCATCACCGACGAAGAAACCATGGAAGTCGTTGAATGGGTACTCGGTGGTGAAGTCCAGCAGGATATCGTCATGCTGATCAACCACTACGGTGGTCAGGCGGTAGGTCTGACCGGTAAAGACGGCGGCCTGATCCGCGCCCGCAAGATGATGATGCCTGACCGTGAAAATCCGGGTGCCATGCTCGACATCGGTTATGTGGGTGAAATTGATGCCATCAACCCTGCGGTTGTTAAAGCCCTGCAGGATGATGCCTTCATCCCTATCATTTCCCCTATAGGCTTTGGTGAAGATGGTCAGGCTTACAACATCAATGCCGATCTGGTGGCAGGCAAGATTGCTGAAATTCTGAAGGCTGAAAAGCTCATCATGATGACGAATATCCCGGGTGTGCTCGACAAACAGGGCAATCTGGTGACTGATTTGTCGGCACGCGAGATTGATGAAATGTTCGCTGACGGCACCATCTCTGGCGGCATGTTGCCAAAAATTTCATCCGCACTCGATGCTGCCAAGTCCGGTGTGAATACCGTACATATCATTGATGGCCGTATCGAACATTCCTTGTTGCTGGAAGTGTTGACCGAACAAGCCTTCGGTACCATGATACGCAGCCATTGA
- a CDS encoding pyrimidine 5'-nucleotidase, which yields MRRRPEPLWLFDLDNTLHNASHAIFPVISQNMNAFLARVLGEDGKPADAERVNAIRQQYYARYGVTMLGMVRHHGVRADEFLHEVHHFDDLISMIRYERGLKKLLRRLPGKKILLTNAPRVYSGRVLRHMGLHKHFDAHIPVEAMRVHGQLQPKPSRSYLRKLLATYGKQARDCILVEDSVENLLAAKQEGLRTAWVTGYTPVHHRKRAAACADVKVKSVIQLARHIHRLRA from the coding sequence ATGCGTAGGCGCCCCGAGCCCTTGTGGCTGTTTGACCTGGACAATACGCTGCACAATGCTTCACATGCGATTTTCCCTGTCATCAGCCAGAACATGAATGCCTTCCTGGCGCGGGTGCTGGGGGAAGATGGCAAGCCGGCAGATGCCGAGCGGGTGAATGCCATCCGTCAGCAATACTATGCGCGCTATGGCGTCACCATGCTCGGCATGGTCAGGCACCACGGCGTCAGGGCAGATGAATTTTTGCACGAGGTGCATCATTTCGATGACCTCATTAGCATGATCAGGTACGAGCGTGGTTTGAAGAAGCTGCTGCGCCGCTTGCCGGGTAAAAAGATTTTGCTGACCAATGCGCCGCGCGTGTACTCGGGGCGAGTACTCAGGCACATGGGTTTGCACAAGCATTTTGATGCGCATATCCCGGTTGAGGCCATGCGCGTGCATGGGCAATTGCAACCCAAGCCTTCGCGTTCCTATTTGCGCAAGTTACTGGCGACTTATGGCAAACAGGCAAGAGACTGTATCCTGGTGGAAGATAGTGTAGAGAATTTGCTTGCTGCAAAGCAAGAAGGTCTGCGCACCGCCTGGGTCACAGGCTATACTCCTGTCCATCACCGTAAAAGAGCTGCTGCCTGTGCCGACGTCAAAGTAAAATCCGTCATACAACTCGCCCGCCACATCCATCGTCTGCGCGCCTGA
- the slmA gene encoding nucleoid occlusion factor SlmA, which yields MASTKPGERKLQILQTLAAMLEHPKGEKVTTAALAAKVAVSEAALYRHFASKAQMFEGLIEFIESSIFGLINQINESQEDGMVQAQSIIMMLLNFAERNPGMTRVLIGDALVNEDERLQLRMNQLAERLEMAFRQSLRLAASQGHFAEEEAQARASLLCSFVMGRWLRFAKTGFKLLPTEQAAMHVALLLR from the coding sequence ATGGCCAGCACCAAACCCGGCGAACGTAAATTACAGATACTCCAGACGCTGGCGGCGATGCTTGAGCATCCCAAAGGTGAAAAGGTCACGACCGCTGCCTTGGCTGCCAAAGTAGCCGTGTCTGAGGCCGCGCTGTACCGTCATTTCGCCAGCAAGGCGCAGATGTTTGAGGGTCTGATTGAATTCATCGAGTCTTCCATCTTTGGCCTCATCAACCAGATCAATGAAAGCCAGGAAGATGGCATGGTCCAAGCCCAGTCCATCATCATGATGCTGCTCAATTTTGCCGAGCGCAATCCTGGCATGACCCGCGTGCTGATTGGTGACGCCCTGGTGAATGAAGATGAACGCCTGCAATTGCGCATGAACCAACTGGCAGAAAGACTGGAAATGGCTTTCCGCCAGTCTTTGCGCCTGGCAGCCAGCCAGGGTCATTTTGCCGAAGAAGAGGCGCAGGCACGTGCCAGCCTCTTGTGCAGCTTTGTCATGGGCCGCTGGCTGCGTTTTGCCAAGACCGGTTTCAAATTGCTGCCAACCGAGCAGGCTGCCATGCATGTAGCCTTGCTGTTGCGCTAA
- a CDS encoding sigma-70 family RNA polymerase sigma factor produces the protein MTSITDLHQQLENLRPGLYRFAQLQLRNECAAEDAVQETLLAVLEKPDSFAGNSSLRTYVTGILKFKIIDHLRALKKEKPLEIKDDESEDDLIDSLFNANGHVIGMPTAWGAPEATLQQKDFFRVLEVCLENLPAKTARVFMMREWLELETEEICKELELSTSNLWVVLYRARLRLRECLDLNWFGRVSSGEKI, from the coding sequence ATGACATCGATTACAGATTTACATCAACAACTGGAAAACCTGCGCCCTGGCCTGTATCGCTTTGCACAATTGCAACTGCGCAATGAGTGTGCGGCGGAAGATGCCGTGCAGGAAACCTTACTGGCGGTACTGGAAAAACCGGACAGTTTTGCCGGTAATTCTTCGCTGCGCACCTATGTGACAGGCATTTTGAAATTCAAGATCATCGACCACCTGCGCGCCCTGAAAAAAGAAAAGCCGCTGGAAATCAAGGATGATGAATCAGAAGACGATTTGATAGACAGTTTATTTAATGCCAACGGCCACGTGATAGGTATGCCTACTGCCTGGGGTGCGCCTGAAGCAACATTGCAACAAAAAGATTTTTTTCGCGTGCTCGAAGTCTGCCTGGAAAACCTGCCTGCCAAAACTGCCCGAGTATTCATGATGCGTGAGTGGCTGGAACTGGAAACCGAAGAAATTTGTAAGGAATTGGAGTTGAGTACGTCTAATCTATGGGTGGTGCTCTATCGTGCGAGATTACGCCTGCGTGAATGCCTGGACCTGAACTGGTTTGGCAGGGTGTCATCAGGAGAAAAAATATGA
- a CDS encoding helix-turn-helix transcriptional regulator produces the protein MKLPQQPGRLFLWRGAALVVSPGIDSSLHTHFALQLTYGLERPFRARLQAEHDWTETRSASFAPHDAHQIDSDGGVLAHLFLEMPEAVKWGGTDLQAGFGSAPEFKALAASLADNRHQSLDIAAALQIRQVWQACALPQSQVSTSLDSRILAALDAIAASHGADCSGESLARLVHLSESRFTHLFRQQTGMSLSRYLLWSRMVDAVAAVAQGNNMTAAAHASGFADLAHMSRTFRSMMGVAPSELHRMAIAFKQDVI, from the coding sequence ATGAAGCTGCCCCAGCAACCCGGACGTTTATTTTTATGGCGTGGCGCCGCCCTGGTGGTGTCACCCGGCATAGACTCGTCCCTGCATACTCATTTTGCACTGCAACTGACTTATGGTCTGGAGCGGCCATTCCGTGCCCGCCTGCAGGCAGAGCATGACTGGACAGAAACCCGCAGCGCCAGTTTTGCGCCGCATGATGCCCATCAGATAGATAGTGACGGCGGCGTGCTGGCGCATCTGTTCCTGGAAATGCCGGAGGCCGTGAAGTGGGGTGGGACGGATTTGCAGGCGGGATTCGGGTCTGCACCGGAATTTAAGGCACTGGCCGCCAGTCTGGCCGACAACCGTCATCAATCACTGGACATCGCAGCAGCCCTGCAGATACGCCAAGTCTGGCAAGCCTGTGCCTTGCCGCAAAGCCAGGTTAGTACCTCGCTCGATAGCCGCATCCTGGCTGCGCTGGATGCAATAGCCGCCAGCCACGGCGCAGATTGTAGTGGTGAGAGCCTGGCCAGACTCGTGCATCTCTCAGAAAGCCGCTTTACCCATCTGTTCCGCCAGCAAACCGGCATGTCCTTGTCACGCTATCTGCTATGGTCGCGCATGGTGGATGCGGTAGCGGCAGTTGCGCAGGGCAATAACATGACAGCGGCTGCCCATGCGTCCGGCTTTGCCGACCTGGCACACATGAGTCGTACCTTTCGCAGCATGATGGGGGTGGCACCTTCAGAATTGCACAGGATGGCGATTGCGTTCAAGCAGGATGTCATTTGA
- a CDS encoding DUF962 domain-containing protein, which translates to MQQTNQRQIEQLLAKYSESHLHPTNELIHFVCVPVIVLSFLGLIWAVHPMAALAVTVISLIYYTTLSVPFAVGMLGMSGTMLWILSQLPQHLMWQISLGIFVVAWIGQFIGHKIEGKKPSFFDDLRYLLIGPLFVLSFLYRRLHIAY; encoded by the coding sequence ATGCAACAAACAAACCAAAGACAGATAGAGCAACTGCTGGCGAAATACAGTGAAAGCCATCTGCACCCGACCAATGAACTGATCCACTTTGTCTGTGTACCCGTGATCGTGTTGTCCTTCCTTGGCCTGATCTGGGCTGTGCATCCTATGGCAGCACTTGCTGTTACTGTCATCTCGCTGATTTATTACACCACACTCTCGGTGCCGTTTGCTGTGGGCATGCTGGGAATGTCGGGCACTATGCTGTGGATACTCTCGCAATTGCCACAACACCTGATGTGGCAAATTTCACTCGGTATTTTTGTTGTCGCCTGGATAGGCCAGTTCATCGGCCACAAGATAGAGGGCAAGAAACCATCTTTCTTTGATGACCTGCGCTATTTGCTGATAGGCCCCTTGTTTGTACTCAGTTTTTTATACCGTCGCC
- a CDS encoding zf-HC2 domain-containing protein, with protein MSVFIVCKQAHQLISEGLDRPLSLSERSQLKMHLAICRACTGFNGQMSFLRKAMKKTASEGLPAETDNADGKGSTT; from the coding sequence ATGAGTGTCTTTATTGTTTGCAAACAAGCACATCAGCTTATTTCTGAGGGTTTGGACCGCCCGCTCAGCCTGTCTGAGCGCAGCCAGTTAAAAATGCACCTGGCAATTTGCCGCGCCTGTACCGGCTTTAATGGGCAAATGTCATTCTTGCGCAAGGCCATGAAAAAGACTGCCAGTGAAGGCTTGCCAGCAGAAACCGATAATGCGGATGGCAAAGGTAGCACGACATGA
- a CDS encoding cysteine-rich CWC family protein — protein MSVCPQCQAVFTCAMADNTGQACWCTALPPIAFKKLPDGVLKMDASCFCPHCLPHWKAEREAEYQRDNVQPEA, from the coding sequence ATGAGTGTGTGTCCTCAATGTCAGGCTGTGTTTACATGCGCAATGGCAGATAATACTGGCCAGGCCTGCTGGTGCACTGCCCTGCCACCGATTGCCTTTAAAAAACTGCCAGATGGTGTATTGAAGATGGATGCGAGTTGCTTTTGCCCGCATTGCCTGCCGCATTGGAAGGCAGAACGCGAAGCCGAATACCAGCGTGACAATGTACAGCCTGAGGCTTAG